The Procambarus clarkii isolate CNS0578487 chromosome 7, FALCON_Pclarkii_2.0, whole genome shotgun sequence genome window below encodes:
- the LOC138357904 gene encoding uncharacterized protein has translation MERHLADTAAYTQIHNQAAVLRNAQTRSKRIVLKLFENKTGDGKGGLMQAGARDFFLAFESIIPHLYLLPKIHKALEETTGMWQGRPVLSGCRAPTRPVDWICTALLNPLLCLLPERIKDTTDFLKKNCRNLRPRPERGPPFFHGCDIALPKHTTERSCKGSSNFFLQITEPKSDRNFETQEYGGPPPKKETLEEAILHVMRDTLLQFEGRAYRQTKGTAIGASSSVAIAEIFVHVVYERKRSHRKDGPAVYFRYIDDIFGIMEDGFPRLEGFFHGQYTVHENLKFTLEHSDSTINFLDTTVYIDQLTRDLHTKAYYKPN, from the coding sequence ATGGAGAGGCACCTGGCAGACACTGCAGCCTACACACAGATACACAACCAGGCAGCGGTGCTTAGAAACGCCCAAACGAGGAGTAAACGGATAGTCCTCAAGCTGTTCGAGAACAAGACTGGGGACGGGAAAGGAGGACTGATGCAGGCAGGGGCGAGAGATTTCTTCTTGGCCTTTGAATCCATCATTCCCCACCTCTACCTTTTACCAAAGATCCATAAAGCACTAGAAGAAACCACAGGAATGTGGCAAGGGAGACCGGTTCTAAGCGGCTGCCGGGCCCCAACAAGGCCGGTAGACTGGATCTGCACAGCCCTCCTGAACCCCTTACTATGTCTACTACCGGAAAGAATCAAAGATACGACGGATTTCCTCAAGAAAAATTGCAGAAATTTGAGGCCCCGTCCCGAGAGGGGCCCGCCTTTTTTCCATGGATGTGATATCGCTCTACCCAAGCATACCACAGAGAGAAGCTGCAAAGGTAGTAGCAACTTTTTTTTACAGATAACAGAGCCAAAATCAGACAGGAACTTCGagacgcaggagtatggaggCCCCCCTCCGAAGAAAGAAACTCTTGAGGAGGCTATCCTCCATGTGATGAGAGACACCCTTTTGCAATTTGAAGGACGAGCATACCGACAAACCAAGGGTACAGCGATAGGAGCATCCAGTAGTGTGGCAATCGCTGAAATATTTGTGCATGTAGTGTATGAGAGGAAACGATCCCACAGGAAGGACGGACCGGCGGTATATTTCCGTTACATAGACGACATCTTCGGAATAATGGAGGACGGTTTCCCGCGCCTAGAAGGTTTCTTTCATGGTCAATATACGGTTCATGAAAACCTTAAGTTTACCCTCGAACACAGTGACTCCACGATAAATTTCCTAGATACAACAGTGTATATAGACCAGCTAACCAGGGATCTGCATACGAAGGCATACTATAAACCGAACTAA